Proteins from a genomic interval of Clostridium sp. AN503:
- the rlmB gene encoding 23S rRNA (guanosine(2251)-2'-O)-methyltransferase RlmB: protein MRYEELTIEGRNAVMEAFRSGKPVDKLFVQDGCKDGPIQSITREARKHDTIINYVPKERLDQMSETGKHQGVIAYAAAYEYAEVEDILKAAEEKGEPPFIFLLDGIEDPHNLGAIIRTANLAGAHGVIIPKHRASGLTATVARTSAGALNYTPVAKVTNLSAVIEDLKKRGLWFVCADMGGELMYRMNLKGPIGLVIGNEGSGVSKLVRERCDMIASIPMKGDIDSLNASVAAGVLAYEIVRQRLG, encoded by the coding sequence ATGAGATACGAGGAACTGACGATAGAGGGAAGGAATGCGGTGATGGAGGCATTCCGTTCCGGCAAGCCTGTTGACAAACTGTTTGTACAGGACGGCTGCAAGGACGGCCCGATCCAGAGCATTACCAGGGAAGCCCGCAAACACGATACCATCATAAACTATGTGCCGAAGGAACGTTTGGACCAGATGTCTGAGACCGGGAAGCATCAGGGCGTCATTGCCTATGCTGCGGCCTATGAATATGCGGAGGTGGAGGACATCTTAAAGGCAGCGGAGGAAAAAGGCGAACCGCCGTTTATCTTCCTTTTGGATGGGATCGAAGATCCGCACAACCTGGGGGCGATCATCCGTACCGCGAACCTGGCGGGAGCCCACGGGGTCATTATCCCGAAGCACAGAGCATCCGGACTGACTGCAACGGTGGCGCGGACCTCTGCGGGGGCGCTCAACTATACTCCGGTTGCGAAGGTGACGAATCTCTCTGCAGTCATTGAAGATCTAAAAAAGCGCGGGCTTTGGTTTGTGTGCGCTGATATGGGCGGCGAGCTGATGTACCGCATGAACTTAAAAGGCCCGATCGGCCTGGTGATCGGAAATGAAGGAAGCGGGGTCAGCAAGCTGGTGCGGGAGCGGTGCGATATGATCGCGTCCATTCCTATGAAGGGGGATATTGATTCCCTCAACGCATCCGTAGCGGCCGGCGTACTTGCGTATGAGATCGTCAGACAGAGACTTGGCTGA